The Thermodesulfovibrio sp. 3462-1 genome contains the following window.
TTTTTTCAAAGAAAAGAAAAAACAGTTTACCAATCCTGTTGGTTATACCATTTATCAAGGAATTCAGGATATTATTGATAGATTAATCAACGATGAATCTCTTGATAGTTTTATCCTTCCCCTGGAAGAGATTATCAAAATAAGAGCTGTACAGGATTTTAGCCCTTCTCAGGCAGTGGGATTTATCTTTTTTATCAAAAAGGCAGTATATGAGGAACTCAGTAAAGAAATTGCACCTGACAAACTCTTAGAATTTCTTTCACAAATTGATTCTCTTGCTCTCGTTGCCTTTGATATTTTTATGAAGTATCGTGAAAAAATCTATGACTTAAAAGCAAAGGAGCTGATTGACAGAACCTGGTGGATTCTTAAGAAATACAATATTGTTTCAGAAATTGAAAATGAAACTGTAGAAAAAACAAAAAAATTATAAAGAGAGGTAGGGTGAAATGGGTATAGGATTAGCTTTTATAGCAGTTTTAGGATTAATAATTTTCGCCTATATTGGCACTGATATTTTAGGGCTGGACAGTTTATTCGCAATCGTTTTTCCCTATGCTGCAGTCTTAATTTTCATCATTGGATTTATCTATAGGGTGGTCAAATGGGGAAAATCACCTGTTCCTTTCAGAATCCCAACAACTGCAGGACAGCAATTTTCTCTTCCATGGATTAAGTACAGCAAGATTGACAATCCTGCAACTGGCTGGGGTGTGGCATTAAGAATGTTTTTTGAAATTGCTTTTTTCAGATCCCTTTTCAGAAACACAAAAGCTGAAATACTCAATGGAAAGCTCTATATTGGTTCAAACAAATGGCTGTGGCTTGGAGCAATAGCTTTTCATTATTCATTTCTGATTATACTTATCAGGCATCTGAGATTCTTTGTAGCTCAAACTCCCTGGTGTGTCTCTATAATTGACTCTGTTGACTCTTTCTGGCAGATTGGTCTTCCTATGCTTTATATGACAGATATCATAATAGCTGCTGCTCTTCTTTATCTTTTAGGAAGAAGAATATTTAATCCTCATGTAAAATATATTTCTTTGCCTTCTGATTACTTTCCACTTTTCCTTATAATTGGAATAGTTACAACTGGTATTCTGATGAGATATTTTGCTCGAGTTGACATAACAAGCATAAAAGAACTTGCCTTAGGCTTAGCTTATCTTAAGCCCACCGTGCCTGAGGGAATAGGAAGTCTCTTTTACATTCATCTTTTCCTTGTAAGTGTTCTTTTTGCTTACTTCCCATTCAGCAAACTCATGCACATGGGTGGTGTATTTTTAAGCCCTACAAGAAATCTTGCTAATAACAACAGAATGAAGAGGCATGTGAATCCATGGGATTATCCAGTTAAGCATCGTCATTATGAAGAATATGAAGATGAATTTAGAGAAAAAATGAAAAAAGCTGGAATACCAGTAGAAAAGGAGTGAGACTATGGGATTACCAAAACCAGAAGAATTAATCTCAACAGTTAATTTAAAAAAGATGCCATCCAGATGGTGGATGGATACTTTACCTGTAGAATTTAAGCCTGGTTTTTACTGTTACGGTGCAAAAGGAAAAAACCTTGAATATGTTGATTTTCCAAATGCAAGAGATTTTCATCCAACTGATCCAGATTGGAAACTTCCAGAAGACTGGAAAAAAATAGTAATTGAAGGAATCAAACAAAGGCTTGAAAGATTCAGAACATTCCATGTATTCATGGACATATGTGTAAGATGTGGAGCCTGTGCTGATAAGTGTCATTTCTTTATAGGTTCTGGAGATCCGAAAAACATGCCGGTTCTGAGAGCAGAACTTCTAAGGTCAGTTTACAGAAAATACTTTACCACTGGTGGAAAACTCTTTGGAAGGAATGCAGGAGCAAGAGACCTTGATCTTGATGTTTTAAAAGAACTCTGGTATTATTTCTATCAATGCACAGAGTGTAGACGTTGCTCCCTCTTCTGTCCTTATGGAATTGATACAGCAGAAATAACAATAATTGCGAGAGAGCTTCTCAATCTTCTTGGACTGAATATTGATTGGATATCAGGTCCTGTTGCAAACTGTTACAGAACTGGAAACCATCTTGGACTTGAGCCTCATACAATGAAATCAACTCTTGAGTTCATGTGTAATGATATAGAAGAAATCACAGGAATCAAAATTGACCCACCAATAAACAAAAAAGGAGCAGAAATTCTTTTTGTAACACCCTCAGGAGACCTATTTGCAGACCCTGGAATATATACCTGCATGGGTTACATGATGCTTTTCCATGAAATAGGACTTGACTATACATGGAGCACCTTTGCATCAGAGGGTGGAAACTTTGGATTCTTTACATCCCATGAAATGGCTAAAAGACTTCATACAAAAATTTATGAAGAGGCAAAGAGGCTTAAAGTTAAATGGATAATTGGTGGTGAGTGTGGACACATGTGGAGAGTCTGGCATCAATATCATAATACATGGTATGGACCTGTTGATTTTCTTGAAGAGCCTGTTTCACCAATTACAGGAACAAAGTTTGAAAATGCTAAATCAAATAAAATTGTTCATATAAGTGAGTTCACTGCAGACCTTATCAGGCATGGAGTTCTTAAATTTGACAAATCAAGAAACGACAATCTTATAGTTACATTCCATGACTCCTGTAACCCATCTCGTGCTATGGGAATACTTGAAGAGCCAAGATATATCATTAAAAATGTATGTAATCACTTTTATGAGATGCCTGATGAAACAATACGTGAGCAAACATTCTGCTGCGGCGGTGGTGCTGGATTAAATGCAGGTGAAATTATGGAATTAAGAATGAGAGGAGGATTCCCAAGAGCAAATGCTGTAAGATATGTTCATGAGAAATTTGGGGTAAACATGCTTGCATGTATATGTGCAATTGATAGAGCAACTTTACCACCTCTTATGGATTACTGGGTTCCTGGTGTAAGAGTAACTGGAGTTACAGAGCTTGTAGCAAATGCAATGATAATGAAGGGTGAAAAGGAAAGAACAATGAATTTAAGGATGGAGCCACTACCAGGAAAGGAGGAACAATAAAATGTATGATGGATGGAAAATAATTCTTGGATTAATAGTTTTTGTAGTGATTGTGACTCTTCCTTTCACAATGAGTGTTGGAAAGACTTATGTAGAGCCTAAACCAAGCATTGATACTCCTGAAATACAGAAAATGGAAAAGAAACAATGTATTGAACCAAAACAATACATGAGAGAGATGCATATAAAAATTCTTTATTCATGGAAAGATTATGCTACAAGACAAGGCAAAAGGATTTATATTGCTTCAGATGGAAAGCAATACAATATAAGTCTTCAAAATACCTGTATGAAGTGCCATTCCAACAAAGAGAAATTCTGTGATGAATGTCACAATTATGTGAATGTGAAACCCTATTGCTGGGATTGTCATATTGAGCCTAAGGTGGGAGGGTTAAAATGATTACAAGAAGAGACTTTTTGAAAATAGCTGCTTTTTCATCATTGCTTGGTTTAGGTAGTGCCTTTACAATTAATGCACTGGAAAAAGAGCCAGGACAAAAGGTGTTAAAAGATATCAAGGCGCTACAAGGAAAAAGATGGGCAATGGTAATTGATACAAGGAAGTTTAAAACACAGGAAGACTTTGAAAAGGTTATAAGAGCATGTCATAAAGCTCATAATGTTCCTGAAATTGCCAATCCTCTTCATGAAGTAAAATGGATATGGACAGATGACTATGAACACACTTTCGCAGGCACTGCTGAGCAATACATATCAAAAGAAGTAAAAGAAAGAAAATTTTTACTGCTCTGCAATCACTGTGACAATGCTCCTTGTGTCAGAGTATGTCCTGTTAAAGCAACATTTAAAAGACCTGATGGAATCACAATGCAGGATATGCATCGTTGCATAGGATGTAAATTCTGTATGGCAGGATGTCCTTATGGTGCGAGAAACTACAACTTCCTTCCACCAAGAGACTATATTAAAGAATTAAATCCTGAGTATCCAACAAGAACCCTTGGAGTTGTAGAAAAATGCACATTCTGTAATGAAAGAATTGACAAAGGACTCCTTCCATACTGTGTTGAGGCTTCTGAAGGTAAAATCCTCTTTGGTGATCTCTATGATCCTAAATCTGAGATAAGAAAAGTTATAGCTGAAAACATAGTTATTCGCCGAAAAGTTGAACTCGGCACACAGCCTATGGTTTTCTACATAATTTAATGGGAGGTAAAAGATGCTTGATTTAGCGTTAAAAGGCAGACCAAGATACTGGATCTGGGTATCTTTTTTAATAACAATGATACTCATTGGTTTTATATGCTGGATGAGAGAACACCACATTGGTGCAGCTTTTACAACAGGATTAAGTAGAGATGTAACATGGGGCTTTCATGTTGGTCAGTTAACTTTCTTTGTAGGTGTTGCTGCTTCTGCTGTTTTGGTAGTGCTACCATATTACTTTCACAACTATAAGGTATTTGGAAGAATAGCTGTAATTGGAGAGTTTCTTGCTGTAGGATGTGTTCTTATAGCAATGCTTTCAGTTTTTGTTATTATGGGACAGCCTTCCCGTGTATGGAATGTTCTTCTTCATCCTACACCCCATTCAATAATCTTCTGGGATATGGTGGTCCTTATAACCTATTTATCTCTTAACCTTCTTTGTGGATGGACAGTGCTACATGCTGAGAAAAAAAGTGCTCCACCACCAAAATGGATTAAACCATTTATATACTGGGCAATACTCTGGGCACCCTCAATTCATACAGTAACAGCTTTCCTTTATGCAGGCTTACC
Protein-coding sequences here:
- a CDS encoding RsbRD N-terminal domain-containing protein — its product is MTINDLLSKKKESIIEKSFNLTISTYPENTQAFFKEKKKQFTNPVGYTIYQGIQDIIDRLINDESLDSFILPLEEIIKIRAVQDFSPSQAVGFIFFIKKAVYEELSKEIAPDKLLEFLSQIDSLALVAFDIFMKYREKIYDLKAKELIDRTWWILKKYNIVSEIENETVEKTKKL
- the dsrM gene encoding sulfate reduction electron transfer complex DsrMKJOP subunit DsrM; translated protein: MGIGLAFIAVLGLIIFAYIGTDILGLDSLFAIVFPYAAVLIFIIGFIYRVVKWGKSPVPFRIPTTAGQQFSLPWIKYSKIDNPATGWGVALRMFFEIAFFRSLFRNTKAEILNGKLYIGSNKWLWLGAIAFHYSFLIILIRHLRFFVAQTPWCVSIIDSVDSFWQIGLPMLYMTDIIIAAALLYLLGRRIFNPHVKYISLPSDYFPLFLIIGIVTTGILMRYFARVDITSIKELALGLAYLKPTVPEGIGSLFYIHLFLVSVLFAYFPFSKLMHMGGVFLSPTRNLANNNRMKRHVNPWDYPVKHRHYEEYEDEFREKMKKAGIPVEKE
- the dsrK gene encoding sulfate reduction electron transfer complex DsrMKJOP subunit DsrK, producing MGLPKPEELISTVNLKKMPSRWWMDTLPVEFKPGFYCYGAKGKNLEYVDFPNARDFHPTDPDWKLPEDWKKIVIEGIKQRLERFRTFHVFMDICVRCGACADKCHFFIGSGDPKNMPVLRAELLRSVYRKYFTTGGKLFGRNAGARDLDLDVLKELWYYFYQCTECRRCSLFCPYGIDTAEITIIARELLNLLGLNIDWISGPVANCYRTGNHLGLEPHTMKSTLEFMCNDIEEITGIKIDPPINKKGAEILFVTPSGDLFADPGIYTCMGYMMLFHEIGLDYTWSTFASEGGNFGFFTSHEMAKRLHTKIYEEAKRLKVKWIIGGECGHMWRVWHQYHNTWYGPVDFLEEPVSPITGTKFENAKSNKIVHISEFTADLIRHGVLKFDKSRNDNLIVTFHDSCNPSRAMGILEEPRYIIKNVCNHFYEMPDETIREQTFCCGGGAGLNAGEIMELRMRGGFPRANAVRYVHEKFGVNMLACICAIDRATLPPLMDYWVPGVRVTGVTELVANAMIMKGEKERTMNLRMEPLPGKEEQ
- the dsrJ gene encoding sulfate reduction electron transfer complex DsrMKJOP subunit DsrJ, with the translated sequence MYDGWKIILGLIVFVVIVTLPFTMSVGKTYVEPKPSIDTPEIQKMEKKQCIEPKQYMREMHIKILYSWKDYATRQGKRIYIASDGKQYNISLQNTCMKCHSNKEKFCDECHNYVNVKPYCWDCHIEPKVGGLK
- the dsrO gene encoding sulfate reduction electron transfer complex DsrMKJOP subunit DsrO, yielding MITRRDFLKIAAFSSLLGLGSAFTINALEKEPGQKVLKDIKALQGKRWAMVIDTRKFKTQEDFEKVIRACHKAHNVPEIANPLHEVKWIWTDDYEHTFAGTAEQYISKEVKERKFLLLCNHCDNAPCVRVCPVKATFKRPDGITMQDMHRCIGCKFCMAGCPYGARNYNFLPPRDYIKELNPEYPTRTLGVVEKCTFCNERIDKGLLPYCVEASEGKILFGDLYDPKSEIRKVIAENIVIRRKVELGTQPMVFYII